A region from the Vicia villosa cultivar HV-30 ecotype Madison, WI linkage group LG3, Vvil1.0, whole genome shotgun sequence genome encodes:
- the LOC131655460 gene encoding probable indole-3-pyruvate monooxygenase YUCCA10 — protein MQEFTVVIVGGGPSGLAISALLSQNSISHVILEKEECNASLWRKNAYDRLNLHLASEFCSLPLMPHPSSSPTYLTKDQFLQYIDKYVDHFDIRPRYYRVVESAKYDEVRNKWVIEAKNTIEGTLEVYGAKFLVIASGENSEGFIPNVSGLGQFEGEVVHSKNYKSGSKYKSKDVLVVGCGNSGMEIAYDLHNWGANTSIVIRNPLHVFTRNMIRLGMRLVQYVPVYIVDTIITLQAKFKYGDLSKYGIYRPKEGPLYLKNTTGKSAVIDVGTIEKIKEGAIKVVPAGIKKIMKKNVIFENNMEKEFDAIIFATGYKSVANEWLKDYKYALNEKGFPKNPFPKHWKGDHGLYCAGLARKGLFGVRKDAEAIAEDINQTFKLKN, from the exons ATGCAAGAATTCACTGTTGTAATTGTTGGTGGTGGTCCTTCTGGCCTAGCAATTTCAGCTTTACTAAGCCAAAACTCTATTTCTCACGTCATACTTGAAAAAGAGGAGTGCAATGCTTCTCTTTGGAGAAAAAATGCTTATGATCGTTTAAACCTCCATTTAGCTAGTGAGTTTTGCTCTTTACCTCTCATGCCACATCCATCCTCTAGCCCAACATACCTAACCAAAGACCAATTTCTTCAATACATAGATAAATATGTCGATCATTTTGACATAAGACCTCGTTATTATCGTGTCGTTGAGTCTGCTAAGTATGATGAAGTTAGAAACAAATGGGTTATTGAAGCAAAAAACACCATCGAAGGTACATTAGAAGTTTACGGCGCAAAGTTTCTTGTGATTGCCTCTGGTGAAAATAGTGAAGGTTTTATTCCTAATGTCTCTGGATTAGGACAATTTGAAGGAGAGGTGGTACACTCTAAGAACTACAAATCTGGTTCAAAATATAAATCAAAAGATGTTTTGGTTGTTGGGTGTGGTAACTCAGGAATGGAGATTGCATATGATCTCCATAACTGGGGTGCTAACACTTCCATTGTTATTCGAAATCCG CTTCATGTCTTCACGAGAAATATGATTCGTTTAGGGATGCGCTTGGTGCAATATGTTCCTGTTTATATAGTGGATACAATCATTACACTTCAAGCGAAATTCAAATATGGCGATCTGTCCAAATATGGGATTTATCGTCCTAAAGAAGGACCTTTGTATCTAAAAAACACTACTGGAAAATCTGCCGTTATTGATGTTGGAACCATTGAAAAAATTAAGGAAGGAGCTATAAAGGTTGTTCCTGCAGGTATAAAGAAAATTATGAAGAAGAAtgttatatttgaaaacaataTGGAGAAAGAGTTTGATGCAATTATTTTTGCTACCGGTTATAAAAGTGTAGCTAATGAATGGCTAAAG gatTATAAATATGCTCTTAATGAAAAAGGGTTTCCTAAAAATCCTTTCCCAAAACATTGGAAGGGAGATCATGGATTGTATTGTGCTGGACTTGCAAGAAAAGGTTTGTTTGGAGTCAGAAAGGATGCTGAAGCAATTGCTGAAGACATAAACCAAACTTTTAAGTTGAAAAATTAA